Proteins found in one Paenibacillus dendritiformis genomic segment:
- a CDS encoding ABC transporter permease: MSSQPTNIAAERTAGPAPRVRARASKRKLWSDLKRDKYLYLLALPGLLFFLIFKYIPITNLVIAFQDYSPYFGVTGSPWVGFEHFSRFFANEDFYMLLRNTLAISFLNLLFFFPAPIILSLMLNEVRNSVLKRTVQSLIYIPHFLSWVLIYGLTFLMFSQSEGLVNKLLVAMDKETVDILSNPNYFWGLLTAQSIWKEVGWGTIIFLAAIAGIDPQLYEAAVMDGAGRMRRIWHITLPGMRNVIMILFILRLGTIMDTGFEQIYLMMNSAVTHVADVFDTYVYRIGIKQGEFSYSTAIGLFKSVVGVILVVTANKVAKRFGQDSLY; this comes from the coding sequence ATGAGCTCACAGCCAACGAATATCGCCGCCGAGCGAACAGCAGGTCCAGCGCCCCGTGTTCGCGCTCGTGCCAGCAAGCGTAAGCTATGGTCCGATCTGAAGCGCGACAAGTATTTATATTTGTTAGCCCTGCCGGGACTGCTGTTTTTTCTCATTTTCAAGTACATTCCGATTACGAATCTGGTCATTGCCTTCCAGGATTACTCTCCGTACTTCGGCGTCACGGGCAGTCCCTGGGTCGGGTTCGAGCATTTCAGCCGTTTTTTCGCCAATGAAGATTTCTATATGCTGCTGCGGAATACGCTGGCGATCAGCTTCCTGAATCTCCTCTTCTTTTTTCCGGCGCCGATCATCCTGTCTCTCATGCTGAACGAGGTGCGGAACTCGGTGTTGAAGCGCACGGTGCAGTCGCTTATTTATATTCCGCATTTTCTGTCATGGGTGCTTATTTACGGCTTGACGTTCCTCATGTTCTCCCAATCGGAGGGGCTGGTGAACAAGCTGCTCGTAGCGATGGACAAGGAGACGGTCGACATTTTGTCTAACCCGAATTATTTCTGGGGCTTGCTGACGGCGCAATCGATATGGAAGGAGGTCGGCTGGGGCACGATTATCTTCCTGGCGGCGATCGCCGGCATCGATCCGCAGCTGTATGAAGCGGCCGTCATGGACGGAGCGGGGCGGATGCGCCGCATCTGGCATATTACGCTGCCGGGCATGCGCAATGTCATCATGATTCTGTTCATTCTCCGCCTCGGCACGATTATGGATACCGGCTTCGAGCAGATTTATCTGATGATGAACTCGGCAGTAACCCATGTGGCGGATGTATTCGATACCTATGTGTACCGCATCGGAATCAAGCAGGGCGAATTCAGCTACAGCACGGCCATCGGGCTGTTCAAGTCGGTCGTCGGCGTCATTCTCGTCGTGACGGCGAACAAGGTAGCGAAGCGGTTCGGTCAAGACAGCTTGTACTAA
- a CDS encoding alpha/beta hydrolase, with protein MSTPVVTSPALQPEWIGPSGLAPAAARRIRLKHIVIALSLSTVFAASVIFLALHGFIAWMFANPQVPPLFSNPMEAKGMPYETVTFPAADGHTLVDGWYIPSDSASSRTIIFSHGYGANREEYWVPMYDLAQFAHRLDYNVIMFDYGFASEQHKTTATGGKLEKEQLLGAVNLAKERGASHIVVWGFSMGAGTALQAALMTEDIDAMILDSTFLLEPDTLYHNLKQYVPLPKHPSLDLLRFFFPALNGTSLAQIPYNEVKATSYEMPTLIIHGTADTKAPYEIAEQIAARQSNKLSESWIVPNVQHELIYRTHRKDYLGKAAAFLSTAYRADAASMIAHP; from the coding sequence ATGAGCACACCTGTCGTCACATCACCCGCGCTTCAACCGGAATGGATCGGGCCCTCGGGTCTGGCCCCTGCGGCCGCACGCCGCATCCGCCTGAAGCATATCGTGATCGCCCTGTCCTTGTCGACAGTGTTCGCCGCATCGGTCATCTTCCTCGCTCTGCACGGCTTTATCGCCTGGATGTTCGCGAACCCGCAGGTGCCTCCGCTCTTCTCCAATCCGATGGAGGCCAAGGGAATGCCTTACGAGACGGTGACCTTTCCGGCGGCCGACGGCCATACGCTCGTCGACGGCTGGTATATTCCTTCGGACTCCGCGTCGTCGCGCACCATCATTTTCAGCCACGGCTATGGCGCCAACCGCGAAGAATATTGGGTGCCGATGTACGATCTGGCCCAGTTCGCCCACCGGCTTGACTATAACGTCATCATGTTCGATTACGGCTTCGCCTCGGAGCAGCACAAGACAACCGCCACCGGAGGCAAGCTGGAGAAGGAGCAGCTGCTCGGCGCCGTGAACCTGGCCAAGGAACGGGGAGCCTCCCATATCGTCGTCTGGGGCTTCTCGATGGGAGCCGGCACTGCCCTCCAGGCCGCGCTCATGACCGAGGACATCGACGCGATGATTCTGGACAGCACCTTCCTGCTGGAGCCGGATACGCTGTACCACAACCTGAAGCAGTACGTGCCGCTGCCGAAGCATCCGTCACTCGATCTGCTGCGCTTCTTCTTCCCGGCGCTGAACGGCACCAGCCTGGCGCAGATCCCGTACAACGAAGTGAAGGCAACCAGCTACGAGATGCCGACGCTTATCATTCACGGGACCGCGGATACGAAGGCGCCGTACGAGATCGCCGAGCAGATTGCGGCCCGTCAGAGCAACAAGCTGTCGGAATCCTGGATCGTGCCCAATGTGCAGCATGAGCTCATCTACCGCACGCACCGCAAAGACTACCTCGGCAAGGCCGCCGCATTTCTGAGCACAGCCTACCGCGCCGATGCCGCATCGATGATCGCCCACCCGTAA
- a CDS encoding IclR family transcriptional regulator: MEERGKLTVRAVERALDILMCFTEQYEMSLTELAARVNLNKSTVHRLLTTLEDRGFVLRNGDKYRLGYRVWELSANLTQVGDAAQLLLPEMEALRDRLGETVSLYVRDGSDRIRIQAVQSNQAIRRVAPVGARLPLFVGASSKVLLAFADPAEREAALRDAFWPPSVDSEACMNQLEEVRRQGYAVSIEEREPGAAAVSVPIFDRGGKLAAALSVSGPVSRMSLQTLEAYAPQLTEAARRMATMLRSIG; the protein is encoded by the coding sequence GTGGAGGAACGAGGAAAATTAACCGTCCGTGCCGTGGAACGGGCGCTCGATATTTTGATGTGCTTCACGGAGCAGTATGAGATGAGCTTGACCGAGTTGGCCGCTCGGGTCAACTTGAATAAGAGCACCGTGCACCGGCTGCTGACGACGCTGGAGGATCGCGGCTTCGTGCTGCGCAACGGCGACAAGTACCGCCTTGGCTACCGGGTATGGGAGCTGTCCGCGAACCTGACGCAGGTCGGCGACGCCGCCCAGCTGCTGCTTCCCGAGATGGAGGCGCTGCGCGACCGGCTGGGCGAGACGGTGAGCCTGTATGTGCGCGACGGCTCGGACCGGATTCGCATTCAGGCGGTGCAGAGCAACCAGGCGATCCGGCGGGTGGCCCCGGTCGGGGCGCGGCTCCCGCTGTTCGTCGGCGCGTCGAGCAAGGTGCTGCTTGCCTTCGCCGATCCGGCCGAGCGCGAAGCGGCGCTTCGGGATGCCTTTTGGCCGCCGAGTGTCGACAGCGAGGCATGTATGAACCAGCTGGAAGAGGTGCGCCGTCAAGGGTACGCGGTAAGCATCGAGGAGCGCGAGCCGGGAGCGGCCGCTGTATCGGTGCCGATATTCGACCGCGGCGGCAAGCTGGCAGCGGCGCTGTCGGTCTCCGGCCCGGTCAGCCGGATGTCGCTCCAGACGCTGGAGGCGTATGCGCCGCAGTTGACAGAGGCCGCCCGCCGGATGGCGACGATGCTGCGCTCGATCGGATAA
- a CDS encoding helix-turn-helix domain-containing protein: MRRQWISLLSSKGVFYWKTIAMAVLLTCLPLTVISAAYLYIGNQHMVNQFQQKNEDALQDAAKQIDEQFSQLVQYALNMVVKPHFKPSVSDMDFGHQFEETLQLLDTLTLIENADPLIDQVYLYVQKQNKVLQPALGLRTLEDPQDAGRWGRLLQEEKGIYWVHDLVRPFAKGGAPHAIVLKLPFNGSTSFGAIVIYINPSKLHIFANTDNLSYVLDAEGHVIGHSATTSDHPDALPLIREHLQEEPAPAEPGRLPPPRTWQMPIEGGDSLLVNTVSFEKMGGTWTYIAGTPLSVITAPTRPYTHVVLVLWAFALLAALALSWFASRRMYRPIRRVVTMLGGWRTPESAVHNELDYIEKEWKQYRFANETLQSRLDQSIPSVREAFINQFVTGQASHLSEREIREKLKLLQVNIEGKRFAAVVVQPHKLGVGREPFSDRDEHLMAYAAINIVQELSEQAADYVHLINFLDGSFGAVLILPGTEPDESRRRIEQLCDQCLRALRDVLRLEATIVISGPTSSWLDVPYALEQARRALRHRTFDSGSQLLDAEHVLSQTAGSVEFPLELEQDIIHALNMGLEEEAVQAVEQFVTALHAGGAAEWLIHQALMRLVGNIHRAMLQAGHNPYAVFDAAGLQEELNGLRDTRACLAWFHARIIKPYIASLNKSYSANMKRLVEEMLERIGHDYMSDLSLDTVAAEAGVSASQLSKAFKQMTGSNYVDYLTSLKMNKCKELLLSTDMKINEIAESVGYQPSYFNRMFKKLEGMTPGQYRQRHAG; encoded by the coding sequence TTGAGGCGACAATGGATAAGCCTGTTGTCTTCGAAAGGCGTGTTTTATTGGAAGACCATCGCAATGGCTGTGCTGTTGACCTGTCTTCCGCTGACGGTCATCAGCGCGGCTTATTTATATATCGGGAACCAGCATATGGTGAACCAGTTCCAGCAGAAGAACGAGGACGCGCTCCAGGATGCGGCGAAGCAGATTGACGAGCAATTCTCCCAGCTTGTCCAATATGCGCTGAACATGGTCGTGAAGCCGCATTTCAAGCCGTCCGTGTCCGACATGGACTTCGGGCATCAATTCGAGGAGACGCTCCAGCTGCTTGATACGCTCACCTTGATTGAAAATGCCGATCCGCTGATCGACCAGGTGTACCTGTACGTGCAAAAGCAGAACAAAGTGCTGCAGCCTGCTCTCGGCCTCCGCACGCTGGAGGATCCGCAAGATGCCGGGCGCTGGGGCCGGCTGCTGCAGGAAGAGAAGGGCATCTACTGGGTGCATGATCTCGTGCGCCCGTTCGCCAAGGGCGGCGCGCCGCACGCGATCGTCCTCAAGCTCCCGTTCAACGGATCGACATCGTTCGGCGCGATCGTCATCTACATCAATCCGTCGAAGCTGCATATCTTCGCCAATACGGACAACCTGTCGTATGTGCTGGACGCGGAGGGGCATGTGATTGGCCATTCCGCGACGACGTCGGACCATCCGGACGCGCTACCGCTCATTCGAGAGCATCTGCAGGAAGAGCCTGCCCCGGCCGAACCCGGACGGCTCCCTCCGCCGCGAACATGGCAGATGCCAATCGAAGGCGGGGACTCGCTGCTCGTCAATACCGTCTCCTTCGAGAAAATGGGCGGAACGTGGACCTATATCGCGGGAACCCCGCTGTCGGTCATTACGGCCCCTACCCGGCCGTATACCCATGTCGTGCTCGTCCTGTGGGCCTTCGCCCTGCTGGCCGCGCTTGCGCTCAGCTGGTTCGCTTCGCGCCGGATGTACCGGCCGATTCGCCGGGTCGTCACGATGCTCGGCGGCTGGCGGACGCCGGAGTCGGCGGTCCATAATGAGCTGGACTATATCGAGAAGGAATGGAAGCAGTACCGGTTCGCGAATGAGACGCTGCAGAGCCGCCTCGATCAATCCATTCCTTCCGTGCGCGAAGCATTCATCAACCAGTTCGTGACCGGTCAGGCTTCGCACCTGAGCGAGCGGGAGATTCGCGAGAAGCTGAAGCTGCTGCAAGTGAATATCGAGGGGAAACGCTTCGCGGCCGTCGTTGTTCAGCCGCATAAGTTGGGGGTTGGCCGGGAGCCGTTCTCCGACCGGGACGAGCATCTGATGGCCTATGCGGCCATCAACATCGTGCAGGAGCTGTCCGAGCAGGCGGCCGATTACGTCCACCTGATCAACTTCCTCGACGGCTCCTTCGGCGCCGTGCTTATCCTGCCGGGGACGGAACCGGACGAATCCCGGCGCCGGATCGAGCAGCTCTGCGATCAATGTCTGCGCGCCCTGCGCGATGTGCTCCGTCTGGAGGCGACGATCGTCATCAGCGGGCCGACTTCGTCCTGGCTCGACGTGCCGTATGCGCTCGAGCAGGCGCGGCGCGCCCTGCGCCATCGCACCTTCGATTCCGGCAGCCAGCTGCTGGATGCGGAGCATGTCCTGTCCCAGACGGCGGGCAGCGTCGAATTCCCGCTGGAGCTGGAGCAGGACATCATTCACGCCCTCAATATGGGCTTGGAAGAGGAAGCCGTGCAAGCGGTGGAGCAGTTCGTCACCGCTCTTCATGCAGGCGGGGCGGCCGAATGGCTGATCCACCAGGCCTTGATGCGGCTCGTCGGCAACATCCACCGCGCGATGCTCCAGGCCGGGCACAACCCGTATGCGGTGTTCGATGCGGCAGGCCTGCAGGAGGAGCTGAACGGGCTGCGCGACACGCGCGCCTGCCTGGCCTGGTTCCATGCCCGCATCATCAAGCCGTACATCGCCTCGCTGAACAAGAGCTACAGCGCGAATATGAAGCGGCTGGTCGAGGAGATGCTGGAGCGCATCGGCCACGATTATATGAGCGACCTGTCGCTCGACACCGTCGCCGCCGAGGCCGGCGTGAGCGCATCCCAGCTCAGCAAGGCCTTCAAGCAGATGACCGGCTCCAACTACGTCGATTACTTGACGTCGCTCAAGATGAACAAATGCAAGGAGCTGCTCCTGTCGACCGATATGAAAATCAACGAGATCGCGGAATCGGTCGGCTACCAGCCCTCTTACTTCAACCGGATGTTCAAGAAGCTGGAAGGCATGACACCCGGCCAATACCGGCAGCGGCATGCCGGATAA
- a CDS encoding extracellular solute-binding protein encodes MIHKQPRKLASALKTSMLILLACSLLLTACGGGGKSASSGGDGPTKISIQTLNYATDMVNSSSPIWKELEKRTNTELDITWLTPTTIEDKVNVMLASGDMPDVVFVETLNNAQLQKMIKQGVFWDLTPFIKDYPNLTDGVKASMWDETKVDGKNYVIPRYYPSFGGGAFAMLRKDWLDALNLEVPTSLDSLFDVLKAFKEKDPNGNGQADEIPYAASPSSMAFVYNIYNETQGNWKLKDGKLVPIITEDASRDALLWIKKAYDAGLFPKDFAILKFSQILDTFRSSKVGGTGLSMNHVWVTGKLIRDIDPKADLYPLPYLENPNGYKYTPSGAAYYGVYLIPKKVPEDKVKKILELFDYGNSPEGNILTYYGLKDIHYKEENGKIVPTEQAKKDLTGDGNMSSLFHLISDDMAIGAVGMPDELYERNVEIVNERKKHVVPEPERGLYSEAYNRYFPEIKKKVDDMRTKVIIGKETIEEYDKFIETIKKDKDLVKVIDEMNQDYQAAQAK; translated from the coding sequence ATGATTCACAAGCAACCACGCAAGCTGGCTTCCGCGTTGAAAACATCGATGCTCATTCTGCTCGCCTGCTCGCTGCTGCTGACGGCATGCGGCGGCGGAGGCAAGAGCGCTTCGTCCGGAGGAGACGGTCCGACGAAGATCTCGATTCAGACGTTGAACTATGCGACAGACATGGTCAACAGCAGCAGTCCGATCTGGAAAGAGCTTGAGAAGCGCACCAATACGGAGCTGGACATCACCTGGCTGACACCGACGACGATCGAGGACAAGGTCAATGTCATGCTCGCTTCCGGCGATATGCCGGATGTCGTCTTCGTGGAGACGCTCAACAACGCGCAGCTCCAAAAAATGATCAAACAGGGCGTCTTCTGGGATTTGACGCCATTCATCAAGGATTATCCGAACTTGACGGACGGGGTCAAGGCGTCGATGTGGGACGAGACGAAGGTCGATGGCAAAAATTACGTCATTCCGCGCTATTACCCCAGCTTTGGCGGCGGCGCCTTCGCGATGCTCCGCAAAGACTGGCTCGATGCGCTGAACCTGGAGGTGCCGACGTCGCTCGACTCCCTGTTCGACGTGCTGAAGGCGTTCAAGGAGAAGGATCCGAACGGCAACGGGCAGGCGGATGAGATTCCGTATGCGGCCTCTCCGAGCTCGATGGCCTTCGTCTACAATATTTACAACGAGACGCAGGGCAACTGGAAGCTGAAGGACGGCAAGCTCGTGCCGATTATTACGGAAGACGCCTCCCGCGACGCGCTGCTGTGGATTAAGAAAGCATATGATGCGGGTTTGTTCCCGAAGGATTTCGCCATCTTGAAATTTTCGCAAATACTGGATACGTTCCGCAGCAGCAAGGTTGGTGGCACAGGCTTGTCCATGAACCATGTCTGGGTAACCGGCAAGCTGATCCGCGACATCGACCCGAAGGCGGATCTGTATCCGCTGCCCTACTTGGAGAATCCGAACGGCTATAAATATACGCCATCCGGCGCCGCGTACTACGGAGTGTATTTGATTCCGAAGAAGGTGCCGGAAGATAAAGTGAAGAAAATTCTCGAGCTGTTCGATTACGGCAACAGTCCGGAAGGGAATATTTTGACCTACTATGGTCTGAAAGATATCCATTACAAGGAAGAGAACGGGAAAATCGTGCCTACGGAGCAGGCGAAGAAAGATTTGACGGGAGACGGCAACATGTCGAGCCTCTTCCATCTGATTAGCGACGATATGGCCATTGGTGCCGTCGGCATGCCGGATGAGCTGTACGAACGCAACGTCGAGATCGTGAACGAGCGGAAGAAGCATGTCGTACCGGAACCGGAGCGGGGCCTCTACTCGGAAGCGTATAATCGCTACTTTCCGGAGATAAAGAAAAAAGTTGACGATATGCGTACAAAAGTAATTATTGGCAAAGAGACGATTGAGGAGTATGATAAATTTATCGAAACAATCAAAAAAGATAAAGATTTAGTCAAAGTTATTGACGAAATGAATCAGGATTACCAAGCCGCCCAAGCAAAATAA
- a CDS encoding carbohydrate ABC transporter permease, whose translation MREQWRDRLFQASNVTVLILFSIATVFPIYYTIVLSFTDPTEYYMRPLILFPQQWTLDAYKYLLSNGLFMSSLGISAFLATVGTAFSLIVSGGLAYALSRKRLRFRKAIMMMILITFLFQPGLVPLYLVVRNLGLIDSVWSLILPSLTSAWYVLLMKGFFDSIPDSLEEAGRIDGCNEIGVFWRIMLPLSLPALVAFGLFFAVGYWNTYFNALMFINDQSKWPLQVLLQNMLVDPTAMGGGTGGGMDFHVNRQMPTETLKMAAVVIATLPIMMVYPFLQKHFAKGAMVGSVKE comes from the coding sequence ATGAGAGAACAGTGGCGGGATCGGTTGTTCCAGGCGAGCAACGTGACGGTGCTAATTCTGTTCAGTATCGCCACCGTGTTCCCCATTTACTATACGATTGTGCTGTCGTTCACGGATCCGACGGAATATTACATGCGGCCGTTAATTCTGTTCCCGCAGCAATGGACGCTGGACGCCTATAAATATTTGCTGTCCAACGGGCTGTTCATGAGCTCGCTCGGAATCAGCGCCTTCCTGGCGACCGTGGGCACGGCGTTCAGCCTTATCGTATCGGGAGGACTCGCTTATGCGCTGTCCCGCAAGCGGCTGCGCTTCCGCAAAGCCATTATGATGATGATTCTGATTACGTTCCTGTTCCAACCGGGGCTGGTGCCGCTGTATCTGGTCGTCCGCAATCTCGGCCTGATCGACAGCGTCTGGTCACTGATTTTGCCGAGCTTGACGAGCGCCTGGTACGTGCTGCTGATGAAGGGGTTCTTCGACAGTATCCCGGACAGCCTGGAGGAAGCCGGCCGCATCGACGGCTGCAACGAGATCGGGGTGTTCTGGCGCATTATGCTTCCGCTGTCCCTGCCGGCGCTGGTCGCCTTCGGCCTTTTCTTCGCGGTAGGCTACTGGAATACGTACTTCAATGCGCTTATGTTCATCAACGACCAGAGCAAATGGCCGCTGCAGGTGCTCCTGCAAAATATGCTGGTCGATCCGACGGCGATGGGCGGCGGCACGGGTGGCGGCATGGACTTCCATGTGAACCGCCAGATGCCGACCGAGACGCTCAAAATGGCCGCGGTCGTCATTGCGACGCTGCCGATTATGATGGTGTATCCATTCTTGCAGAAGCATTTCGCCAAGGGTGCGATGGTTGGCTCTGTCAAAGAATGA